One genomic segment of Flavobacteriaceae bacterium includes these proteins:
- a CDS encoding transposase: MKTNEIIGIDVSKLLIDVCIYSKQIVQQFENSKSGFKLMLKWSFKNSSFSKEETMFVFEHTGMYSHLLSVSLTEQKLSFFIASGLEIKRSIGIARGKDDQIDAKRIALYGYRLKEELKPSKLPKRSILQLKSLLSLRTKLNKQRAGFKVTLKEQKRIYKAKEYKIIFDVQQKMIAELTKQIHKINTQMQAIIDQNIMLKETYKLVTSVKGIGMQTAIMMIVFTDNFSKFENWRKFASYCGVAPFPYQSGTSIKGRTKVSHLANKKLKAIINMCAISAIQHNPEMKLYYHKRIKQGKSKMSTVNIIRNKLIARVFAVVKRQTPYVDTFKFAA; encoded by the coding sequence ATGAAAACAAATGAAATTATCGGAATCGATGTCAGTAAATTATTAATTGATGTTTGTATCTATTCTAAACAAATTGTTCAACAGTTTGAGAACAGTAAATCTGGATTTAAATTAATGCTAAAGTGGAGTTTTAAAAATTCGTCTTTCTCTAAAGAAGAAACCATGTTTGTATTTGAACATACAGGAATGTACTCTCATTTATTATCTGTGTCTTTAACTGAACAAAAATTATCTTTTTTCATAGCTTCTGGTTTAGAAATTAAAAGATCTATTGGTATTGCTCGTGGAAAGGATGACCAAATTGATGCCAAACGCATTGCTCTATATGGGTATCGATTAAAAGAAGAACTTAAACCCAGTAAGCTACCTAAAAGAAGTATATTACAACTAAAAAGTCTCTTATCTTTAAGGACAAAACTTAACAAACAAAGAGCTGGTTTTAAAGTTACTTTGAAAGAACAAAAAAGAATTTATAAAGCAAAAGAGTATAAAATAATCTTTGACGTTCAACAAAAAATGATTGCAGAACTAACCAAACAAATACACAAGATTAATACTCAAATGCAAGCTATTATTGACCAAAATATAATGTTAAAAGAAACCTATAAACTTGTTACTAGTGTTAAAGGTATAGGAATGCAAACTGCTATAATGATGATTGTGTTTACTGACAATTTTTCAAAATTTGAAAACTGGAGAAAGTTTGCCTCTTATTGTGGTGTTGCTCCTTTTCCTTACCAATCTGGAACTAGTATTAAAGGACGTACAAAAGTCTCTCATTTGGCTAATAAAAAATTGAAAGCAATTATTAATATGTGCGCTATTTCTGCTATACAACATAACCCAGAAATGAAATTATACTATCATAAAAGAATAAAACAAGGCAAAAGTAAAATGAGTACCGTTAACATTATTAGAAACAAATTAATAGCAAGAGTGTTTGCCGTTGTCAAACGACAAACACCCTATGTAGATACTTTTAAATTTGCTGCATAA
- a CDS encoding alpha/beta fold hydrolase, with amino-acid sequence MSKNLLYTDITKFTTRSGFQLSNIRLSYQLFGQKLGTAPVVLVNHALTGNSNVTGNNGWWKDVIGKEKAIDTNTYTILAFNIPGNGFDGLLIDNYKDFVTKDIARLFLMALNQLKIQHLFAIIGGSLGGGIAWEMAALKSDIAQHIIPIASDWKSTDWIIANCLIQEQFLVNSNTPVHDARMHAMMLYRTPESYKVRFQRSLNEGLKIFNVESWLLHHGKKLQERFQLGAYKMMNQLLKTIAVTNSENWAEKLNKMESQIHMIAVDSDLFFAAKENRETYEELSKTTSKVSYHEVQSIYGHDAFLIEYDQLEKIIKPIFNPK; translated from the coding sequence TTGTCAAAAAATCTCTTATATACCGATATCACAAAATTCACTACCCGAAGTGGTTTTCAGCTTTCAAACATTCGATTGAGCTACCAATTGTTTGGACAAAAACTGGGAACCGCTCCTGTGGTTCTGGTGAACCATGCTTTAACGGGAAATAGCAATGTTACAGGCAATAACGGCTGGTGGAAAGATGTCATTGGCAAAGAAAAAGCGATAGATACAAATACGTATACAATTCTTGCATTCAACATTCCGGGAAACGGATTTGATGGTTTACTGATTGATAACTACAAAGATTTTGTAACAAAAGATATTGCTCGCTTATTTTTAATGGCACTAAATCAATTGAAAATTCAGCATTTGTTCGCCATTATCGGAGGGTCGTTAGGAGGAGGTATTGCATGGGAAATGGCAGCTTTGAAAAGCGATATTGCACAACACATTATTCCTATTGCATCTGATTGGAAATCAACAGATTGGATTATTGCGAATTGTTTGATTCAGGAACAGTTTTTAGTAAATTCAAACACACCTGTACACGATGCAAGAATGCATGCCATGATGTTATACAGAACCCCTGAATCATACAAAGTCAGGTTTCAAAGATCTTTAAATGAAGGCTTAAAAATTTTCAATGTAGAAAGTTGGTTGCTACATCATGGAAAGAAGTTACAGGAACGATTTCAATTAGGTGCTTATAAAATGATGAACCAGTTGCTAAAAACCATTGCAGTTACAAATTCGGAAAATTGGGCAGAGAAATTAAATAAAATGGAATCGCAAATACATATGATAGCAGTAGATTCCGATTTGTTTTTTGCTGCAAAAGAGAACAGGGAAACCTATGAAGAATTATCAAAAACAACTTCAAAAGTTTCGTATCATGAAGTACAGTCGATTTACGGACACGATGCTTTCTTGATTGAATACGATCAGTTAGAAAAAATAATAAAACCTATTTTTAACCCAAAATAG
- a CDS encoding 5-methyltetrahydrofolate--homocysteine methyltransferase: MSNIYQEIKKRILVLDGAMGTMLQQYDFSEENFRGERFKDFHLPLQGNNDLLSITQPTAIKEIHRKYLEAGADIVETNTFSSTTIGMADYALENIVYELNYQSAQLAKEAAEEFSKKTPEQPRFVAGSIGPTNKTASLSPNVNRPEFRAVTFDELRIAYKQQVEALIDGGVDILLIETIFDTLNAKAALFAIEEVKGERNIEIPVMVSGTITDASGRTLSGQTVEAFLISISHIPLLSVGFNCALGAEQLQPYLQRLSGQTNFYTSAHPNAGLPNAFGEYDQTPEEMSSFIEHYLKEGLVNIIGGCCGTNPEHIKTIAAVAGKYEPRGLVIG; encoded by the coding sequence ATGAGTAACATTTATCAGGAAATAAAAAAACGAATTTTGGTATTGGACGGAGCAATGGGAACCATGCTACAACAATATGATTTTTCGGAAGAGAATTTTAGAGGAGAACGGTTTAAAGATTTTCATTTGCCTTTACAGGGAAATAATGATCTGCTTTCTATTACGCAACCCACAGCAATTAAAGAGATACATCGTAAATATTTGGAAGCAGGTGCGGATATTGTAGAAACCAATACTTTTTCCTCAACTACCATAGGCATGGCAGACTATGCGTTGGAAAATATAGTGTACGAACTCAATTATCAATCTGCACAACTTGCTAAAGAAGCAGCCGAAGAATTTTCAAAAAAAACACCGGAGCAACCAAGATTTGTAGCGGGTTCTATCGGACCTACGAACAAAACGGCAAGTTTGTCGCCGAATGTAAATAGACCGGAATTTAGAGCAGTTACATTTGATGAATTGCGAATTGCCTATAAGCAACAGGTAGAAGCCTTGATAGACGGCGGAGTTGATATCTTACTGATAGAAACTATTTTTGATACACTCAATGCAAAAGCGGCATTATTTGCGATTGAAGAAGTGAAGGGTGAACGAAATATTGAGATCCCCGTGATGGTATCAGGAACCATTACGGATGCTTCGGGCAGAACGTTGTCCGGGCAAACCGTAGAAGCATTTTTGATTTCCATATCCCACATCCCTTTACTGAGTGTCGGATTTAACTGTGCGCTGGGAGCAGAGCAATTGCAGCCCTATTTGCAGCGGTTATCCGGACAAACTAATTTTTATACCTCGGCACATCCTAATGCGGGCTTGCCAAACGCTTTTGGAGAATATGACCAGACACCTGAAGAAATGAGTAGCTTCATAGAACATTATTTGAAAGAAGGACTGGTAAATATTATAGGAGGATGTTGTGGAACAAATCCGGAACACATAAAAACGATTGCAGCAGTTGCCGGAAAATATGAACCTAGGGGTTTGGTTATTGGTTGA
- a CDS encoding four helix bundle protein has protein sequence MDYKELDVWKYSRELVKLVYLLTKSLPKEELYGLTNQIRRNAVSVPSNIAEAIGYQPNKEIAHFLCIARGSLHEILEKRISCKKLPNGFINYYKK, from the coding sequence ATGGATTATAAAGAATTAGATGTTTGGAAATATTCAAGGGAGTTGGTTAAATTGGTTTACTTGCTAACGAAGTCGCTTCCTAAAGAAGAATTGTATGGGCTAACAAATCAAATAAGAAGAAATGCTGTTTCTGTTCCTTCAAATATTGCAGAAGCCATTGGCTATCAACCCAATAAAGAAATCGCTCATTTTCTTTGTATAGCAAGAGGGTCTTTACATGAAATTCTTGAAAAACGAATTTCATGTAAAAAGTTACCAAACGGATTTATTAATTATTACAAAAAATGA
- a CDS encoding GNAT family N-acetyltransferase, which produces MEIIIADTSHSIYAAIICKTIADSADIRGTGIAKRTPEYIITKMNNGNAVIALDGEKFVGFCYIEKWDHGKFIANSGLVVHPDYRGKGVARLIKQKIFEHSKAKFPEAKIFGITTGLAVMKINSKLGYTPVTFSELTKDQSFWKGCQTCKNYDVLQRTSQSMCLCTGMLYDPKSKSKRKQVKTKVFERLKRIKQNTFLKKNKK; this is translated from the coding sequence ATGGAAATCATTATTGCCGATACATCACACAGTATATATGCAGCTATTATATGTAAAACTATCGCAGATTCTGCCGATATAAGAGGTACGGGTATTGCTAAAAGAACTCCGGAATATATCATTACAAAAATGAATAACGGGAATGCTGTCATTGCACTGGACGGAGAAAAATTTGTTGGTTTTTGTTATATCGAAAAATGGGATCACGGCAAATTTATTGCCAATTCCGGGTTAGTAGTACATCCTGATTACAGGGGAAAAGGAGTTGCAAGATTAATTAAACAGAAAATTTTTGAACACTCCAAGGCAAAGTTCCCGGAAGCAAAAATTTTTGGTATCACTACCGGTTTAGCGGTCATGAAAATAAATAGTAAGTTGGGATATACACCGGTTACATTTTCCGAACTAACCAAAGATCAGTCATTTTGGAAAGGTTGTCAGACTTGTAAAAATTATGATGTACTTCAAAGAACATCTCAAAGTATGTGTTTGTGTACAGGGATGTTGTATGACCCGAAATCAAAAAGTAAGCGTAAACAAGTAAAAACAAAAGTGTTTGAAAGATTAAAAAGAATAAAGCAAAACACATTTCTAAAAAAGAATAAAAAGTAA
- the metH gene encoding methionine synthase has product MIDKNSNTQHPPVENQKHLQLSGLEPLIITPESNFINVGERTNVTGSRKFLRLIKEEKYDEALAIARHQVEGGAQILDVNMDEGMLDGVHAMTTFLNLVASEPDIARIPIMIDSSKWEVIEAGLQVVQGKCVVNSISLKEGESEFIRQARLLKRYGAAVIVMAFDETGQADNYQRRIEICKRAYGILVEKVHFAPEDIIFDPNIFPVATGMEEHQKNALDFFNATKWIRQNLPYASVSGGVSNVSFSFRGNNVVREAMHSAFLYHAIQHGMNMGIVNPAMLEVYDTIPKELLDRVEDVLLDRRDDATERLLDFAETVKGNKKEVESKDLEWRNDPLQERITHSLVKGIDAYITTDVEEARQISDKPIAVIESYLMTGMNVVGDLFGNGKMFLPQVVKSARVMKKAVAYLQPYIEVEKDEKAKSAGKILMATVKGDVHDIGKNIVSVVLGCNNYEIIDLGVMVPPEKIIETAKAEHVDVIGLSGLITPSLDEMVYLSKEMERNHFSVPLLIGGATTSKAHTAVKIAPNYSNAVVHVNDASRAVTVVGNLLQQDHVTYKNRIREEYKVFREKFLNRAQQKEYISLKEARKRKFRINWETAEIKIPNQLGIQEIQDFNIALLIPFIDWTPFFRSWSIHGKYPEILKDATVGKEATALFKDAQELLKKVIDKKLVKAKAVFGLFPANTINDDDILVTSTGLENREMSNAHHSRRRVKSSRKEVTFLTLRQQLKKREGVPSYALADFIAPKATGIRDYIGAFCVSAGFGVQELAAQFEATHDDYNAIMIKALADRLAEAFAEYLHKEVRTKHWGYAAKEDVSNEELIKENYRGTRPAPGYPACPDHLEKNTIWQLLDVEKRIGVQLTESLAMWPAASVSGYYFGNKEAKYFGLGKITRDQLKNYAQRRNIAVDEAAKWLNPSIVE; this is encoded by the coding sequence ATGATTGATAAAAACTCTAACACCCAACATCCGCCAGTCGAAAATCAAAAGCACTTGCAATTATCAGGTCTGGAACCTTTGATTATTACTCCAGAAAGTAATTTTATCAATGTAGGAGAGCGTACCAATGTAACAGGCTCACGTAAATTTCTTCGGTTGATAAAAGAAGAAAAATACGACGAGGCATTAGCAATAGCTCGCCACCAAGTAGAAGGAGGCGCACAGATTTTAGATGTCAATATGGATGAAGGAATGTTAGACGGAGTACATGCCATGACTACTTTCTTAAATTTAGTTGCTTCCGAACCAGATATTGCCCGAATTCCGATTATGATTGACAGCTCTAAATGGGAAGTTATTGAAGCAGGATTACAAGTGGTACAAGGAAAATGTGTGGTAAACTCTATTAGCCTGAAAGAAGGAGAAAGCGAATTTATAAGGCAGGCAAGGCTACTAAAAAGATATGGGGCGGCAGTTATTGTAATGGCTTTTGATGAAACAGGGCAAGCCGATAATTACCAGAGACGAATAGAAATCTGCAAACGGGCATATGGCATTTTAGTAGAGAAAGTTCATTTTGCTCCGGAGGATATTATTTTTGATCCTAATATATTTCCTGTTGCCACAGGAATGGAAGAACATCAGAAAAATGCTTTGGATTTTTTTAATGCTACCAAATGGATTCGGCAAAACTTACCCTATGCCAGCGTTTCGGGCGGTGTAAGTAACGTGTCTTTTTCATTCAGAGGAAATAACGTAGTCAGGGAGGCGATGCACTCGGCATTTTTGTACCATGCCATTCAACACGGGATGAATATGGGAATTGTAAATCCGGCTATGTTGGAAGTTTACGATACTATTCCCAAAGAATTATTGGATCGGGTTGAAGATGTTTTATTAGATCGAAGAGATGATGCAACGGAACGATTATTAGATTTTGCCGAAACAGTAAAGGGGAATAAAAAAGAAGTTGAAAGTAAAGATTTGGAATGGAGAAATGATCCTTTGCAAGAAAGAATCACACATAGTTTGGTAAAAGGTATCGATGCATATATCACTACAGATGTTGAAGAAGCAAGACAAATCTCCGATAAACCCATAGCGGTCATTGAAAGTTACCTGATGACCGGAATGAATGTAGTGGGAGATCTCTTTGGAAACGGTAAAATGTTTTTGCCGCAGGTTGTAAAATCCGCACGGGTTATGAAAAAAGCAGTAGCATATTTACAGCCCTATATAGAAGTTGAAAAAGATGAAAAAGCCAAAAGTGCCGGTAAGATATTAATGGCTACTGTAAAAGGAGATGTACACGATATTGGAAAAAATATTGTGAGTGTTGTTCTAGGTTGTAATAATTACGAAATTATCGATTTAGGGGTGATGGTTCCGCCGGAAAAAATTATTGAAACCGCTAAAGCAGAACATGTGGATGTCATTGGTCTAAGCGGATTGATTACTCCATCGCTGGACGAAATGGTATACCTATCCAAAGAAATGGAAAGAAATCATTTTTCTGTCCCGCTGTTAATTGGAGGTGCAACGACCTCTAAAGCACATACGGCCGTAAAAATAGCACCTAACTATTCTAATGCTGTGGTACATGTAAATGATGCATCCAGAGCAGTAACCGTAGTTGGAAATTTACTACAGCAAGATCATGTTACATATAAAAACCGGATTCGGGAAGAATACAAGGTATTTCGCGAAAAATTTCTGAACCGAGCGCAGCAAAAAGAATATATCTCTTTGAAAGAAGCACGTAAACGCAAATTTCGAATCAATTGGGAAACCGCTGAAATTAAGATACCAAATCAACTGGGGATACAAGAAATTCAGGATTTTAATATTGCCCTGTTAATACCTTTTATAGATTGGACTCCTTTTTTTCGCTCCTGGAGCATTCATGGAAAATATCCGGAAATCTTAAAAGACGCTACTGTTGGAAAAGAAGCTACGGCATTGTTTAAAGATGCACAAGAGCTTTTGAAAAAAGTCATAGATAAAAAATTAGTAAAAGCAAAAGCCGTATTTGGGTTGTTTCCTGCAAATACGATTAATGACGATGATATTTTGGTTACTTCAACCGGTTTGGAAAACCGAGAGATGTCAAATGCTCATCACTCGCGGCGCAGGGTCAAATCAAGCAGAAAAGAAGTTACTTTCCTGACCCTTCGCCAGCAGTTGAAAAAACGGGAAGGGGTTCCGTCATACGCTTTGGCAGATTTTATTGCACCAAAAGCAACAGGTATCCGGGATTATATAGGGGCATTTTGCGTTTCCGCAGGCTTTGGAGTCCAGGAATTGGCAGCGCAATTTGAAGCAACTCATGACGATTACAATGCCATTATGATCAAAGCCTTGGCCGATCGTCTGGCAGAAGCTTTTGCAGAATACTTGCACAAAGAAGTAAGAACAAAACACTGGGGCTATGCTGCTAAGGAGGATGTATCTAACGAAGAGTTGATCAAAGAAAATTATCGAGGTACCCGGCCGGCTCCCGGATATCCTGCATGCCCGGATCATCTGGAAAAAAATACCATTTGGCAATTGCTGGACGTAGAGAAAAGAATTGGAGTACAGCTGACCGAAAGTCTGGCCATGTGGCCGGCTGCAAGTGTTTCCGGGTATTATTTTGGAAATAAAGAAGCTAAGTACTTTGGTTTAGGGAAAATTACCCGGGATCAGTTAAAGAACTATGCACAAAGAAGAAATATAGCTGTTGATGAAGCCGCCAAATGGTTAAACCCAAGTATTGTTGAATGA
- a CDS encoding methionine adenosyltransferase, translating to MSYLFTSESVSEGHPDKVADQISDALIDHFLAFDTEAKVACETLVTTGQVVLAGEVKSKTYLDVQKIARDVINNIGYTKSEYMFDGNSCGVFSAIHEQSNDINRGVDKGVKEEQGAGDQGMMFGYATHETANYMPLALDLSHLILKELAKLRREHNEIKYLRPDAKSQVTIEYSDTNIPQKIEAIVISTQHDDFGDDDLMLATIRKDIKEILIPRVKAQLTPKIQALFTDDIKYHINPTGKFVIGGPHGDTGLTGRKIIVDTYGGKGAHGGGAFSGKDPSKVDRSAAYATRHIAKNMVAAGIADEMLVQVSYAIGVAEPMGIFVDTYGTAKVPLNDGEIAAKISGIFDMTPAAIEQRLKLRAPIYSETAAYGHMGRTNKSISKTFQQPNGESKTLEVELFTWEKLDYVDNIKASFY from the coding sequence ATGTCTTATTTGTTTACGTCAGAGAGTGTTTCGGAAGGTCATCCGGATAAAGTTGCAGATCAAATTTCCGATGCATTAATTGATCATTTTTTAGCCTTTGACACCGAAGCTAAGGTAGCATGTGAAACGCTGGTCACTACAGGGCAGGTTGTTCTGGCAGGTGAAGTAAAATCAAAAACATACTTAGATGTTCAGAAAATTGCCAGAGATGTTATCAATAACATCGGGTATACTAAAAGTGAGTATATGTTCGACGGAAATTCCTGTGGCGTTTTTTCGGCGATTCATGAGCAATCGAATGATATCAATCGCGGAGTAGACAAAGGTGTTAAAGAAGAGCAGGGTGCTGGAGATCAGGGAATGATGTTCGGATATGCCACCCATGAAACAGCGAATTATATGCCTTTGGCATTGGATTTGTCGCATTTGATATTAAAAGAATTGGCAAAATTACGGAGAGAGCACAATGAAATCAAATACCTAAGACCCGATGCCAAAAGCCAGGTAACTATTGAGTATTCCGATACGAATATTCCTCAAAAAATTGAAGCCATTGTGATTTCTACACAGCATGATGATTTTGGTGATGATGACCTCATGCTAGCGACTATCAGAAAAGATATCAAGGAAATTTTAATTCCCAGAGTAAAAGCACAGTTGACTCCTAAAATTCAAGCGTTGTTTACAGATGATATCAAGTATCATATCAACCCAACCGGAAAGTTTGTAATTGGCGGCCCTCACGGAGATACCGGCTTAACAGGACGTAAAATTATTGTAGATACCTACGGCGGAAAAGGAGCGCACGGCGGCGGTGCTTTTTCAGGAAAAGATCCAAGTAAAGTAGACAGAAGCGCTGCGTATGCAACCAGACATATTGCAAAAAATATGGTTGCTGCCGGTATTGCTGACGAAATGCTTGTACAGGTTTCTTATGCTATCGGTGTAGCAGAACCTATGGGAATCTTTGTAGATACCTATGGAACTGCCAAAGTACCTTTAAACGATGGTGAAATTGCTGCTAAAATTTCCGGGATTTTTGATATGACACCCGCTGCAATTGAGCAAAGATTAAAATTAAGAGCCCCGATCTATAGCGAAACAGCCGCATATGGTCATATGGGAAGAACTAATAAGAGTATTTCCAAAACATTTCAACAACCTAATGGTGAGAGTAAAACTCTGGAAGTGGAACTATTTACATGGGAAAAGCTGGATTATGTTGACAATATAAAAGCTTCTTTTTACTAA
- a CDS encoding acetoin utilization protein acuB, with product MNMSAYILKEIKELSLADTIASAQSICNEIPITHIPIIENSIFFGCFSESDIRAIENRENSIHHYKEMLLFFYANEDTNLLELITIFSDNNTNIVPVLNHAREYLGYYELNDVLDVFSASPFLYQQGILITVEKLKKDFSICETSQIVESNNAKVLGIYISSEKADAFEVTIKVITENINTIIQTFRRYNYHIISKHKDDSYLRDLKTRSDYLQKYLDM from the coding sequence ATGAATATGAGTGCCTACATATTAAAAGAAATAAAAGAGCTCTCATTAGCTGATACCATTGCAAGTGCTCAAAGTATTTGTAATGAAATTCCGATTACTCATATCCCGATAATTGAAAATAGCATATTTTTTGGATGTTTTTCAGAAAGTGATATCAGGGCTATAGAAAATAGAGAAAATAGCATTCATCACTATAAAGAAATGCTCCTGTTTTTTTATGCTAACGAAGACACAAACCTGTTAGAACTAATAACAATTTTTTCTGACAATAACACAAACATCGTCCCTGTTTTAAATCATGCCAGGGAGTATTTAGGCTACTACGAATTAAATGATGTTTTAGATGTTTTTAGTGCCAGTCCGTTTTTATATCAACAAGGAATTTTGATAACGGTAGAAAAATTGAAAAAAGATTTTTCAATATGTGAGACATCTCAAATTGTGGAGAGTAATAATGCCAAAGTATTAGGTATCTATATTTCGTCTGAAAAAGCGGATGCTTTTGAAGTAACCATAAAAGTAATTACCGAGAACATCAATACGATTATCCAAACTTTTAGGAGATATAACTACCATATTATTTCCAAACACAAAGATGATTCTTATTTGAGAGATTTAAAAACCAGATCAGATTATCTTCAGAAATACCTTGATATGTAG
- a CDS encoding pyridoxine 5'-phosphate synthase → MTKLSVNINKIAKLRNSRGGNIPNLLTAAAAIQEFGADGITIHPRPDERHIRYQDAYDLKPIVSTEYNIEGNPITDFMNLVLAIKPTQVTLVPDGVDVLTSNAGWDTINHRTFLREVISELKSNGIRTSVFIDPDIKLIEGAAKTGTDRIELYTEQFAVEFKKGNKEAIKPYKKAALFAHDLGLGINAGHDLNLENIGFFKQHIPNLAEVSIGHALISESLYLGLQNVVNMYLHRLKS, encoded by the coding sequence ATGACAAAGTTAAGTGTTAATATTAATAAAATTGCTAAATTAAGAAATTCCAGAGGCGGGAATATTCCAAATCTATTAACTGCTGCTGCTGCTATTCAAGAGTTTGGAGCAGACGGGATTACGATACATCCAAGGCCGGATGAGCGTCATATTCGTTATCAGGATGCTTATGACTTAAAACCAATAGTAAGTACCGAATATAACATAGAAGGAAATCCTATTACCGATTTTATGAATTTGGTTTTAGCGATTAAACCTACACAGGTCACCCTGGTTCCGGACGGAGTTGATGTACTGACCTCTAATGCCGGTTGGGATACAATTAACCATCGAACTTTTTTACGGGAAGTGATTTCGGAGCTTAAAAGTAACGGAATTCGAACGTCTGTTTTTATAGATCCCGATATTAAATTAATAGAAGGTGCTGCAAAAACAGGAACGGACAGGATAGAACTATATACTGAGCAATTTGCCGTTGAATTTAAAAAAGGAAATAAAGAAGCCATAAAACCCTATAAAAAAGCAGCACTATTTGCGCATGACTTAGGTTTGGGAATCAATGCAGGTCATGATTTAAACTTAGAGAATATTGGATTTTTTAAGCAGCATATTCCTAATCTTGCCGAAGTATCTATCGGACACGCTCTTATTTCGGAAAGCTTGTATCTGGGGTTGCAGAATGTGGTGAATATGTATTTACACAGGTTGAAAAGTTGA
- a CDS encoding bifunctional O-acetylhomoserine aminocarboxypropyltransferase/cysteine synthase (catalyzes the formation of L-methionine and acetate from O-acetyl-L-homoserine and methanethiol) — MSTQKFSTNALHAGHDVKKTEGTRAVPIYQTTSYVFNDADHAADLFSLKELGFIYTRLNNPTNDILQQRLAALEGGIGAVVFASGTAAISTGLLTLLKAGDHIVASGSLYGGTYNLLNVTLPRLGITTTFVDASNPDNFAAALQENTRAFFVESLGNPKLDVPDLEAIAEQAKSAKVPFIVDNTVATPALLNPIEHGANIVIHSLTKYIGGQGNSLGGVIIDAGTFDWSNGKFPEFTEPSAGYHGLIYHEALEASSYIFKLILEGLRDFGGALSPTNAFQIIQGLETLEVRIQKHSENALELAKWLEQQDEVTWVNYPGLESSKYKSLADKYLPKGQSGIITFGAKGGFEAAKTIANKTKVFSLLANIGDTKSLIIHPSSTTHQQLDAEEKVSAGVTEDLIRLSVGLEDIDDLKADLKAAFSQIPKEVLF; from the coding sequence ATGAGTACACAAAAATTTTCAACGAACGCCTTACATGCGGGGCACGATGTAAAAAAAACCGAAGGAACCAGGGCAGTTCCTATTTATCAAACGACATCGTATGTTTTTAATGATGCGGATCATGCGGCAGATTTATTTTCATTAAAAGAATTAGGATTTATCTACACGAGGCTTAACAACCCTACCAATGACATTTTGCAACAGCGCCTGGCTGCACTGGAAGGAGGCATAGGAGCCGTTGTGTTTGCATCAGGTACAGCGGCAATTTCTACAGGGCTGTTGACTCTGCTAAAAGCCGGGGATCATATTGTAGCTTCAGGCAGTTTGTATGGTGGTACCTATAACCTGTTAAATGTTACCCTACCCAGATTGGGTATTACAACTACATTTGTAGATGCATCTAATCCGGACAATTTTGCAGCAGCTCTGCAAGAAAATACAAGAGCATTTTTTGTAGAATCTTTAGGAAACCCAAAACTAGACGTACCGGACTTAGAAGCAATTGCCGAACAAGCAAAGTCAGCAAAAGTCCCCTTTATTGTAGACAATACGGTGGCAACACCCGCCTTATTAAATCCGATTGAACATGGAGCCAATATTGTCATTCATTCTTTAACAAAATACATTGGAGGCCAGGGGAATTCCTTGGGTGGAGTTATTATCGATGCAGGAACTTTTGATTGGTCTAACGGAAAATTTCCGGAATTTACGGAACCGTCTGCAGGGTATCACGGTTTGATATATCATGAAGCCTTAGAAGCATCATCCTATATATTTAAATTGATTTTGGAAGGATTAAGAGATTTTGGAGGTGCGCTGAGTCCGACAAACGCTTTCCAGATCATACAAGGACTGGAAACCCTGGAAGTGAGAATTCAAAAACACTCGGAAAATGCTCTGGAACTGGCAAAATGGTTAGAGCAACAAGACGAGGTGACTTGGGTAAATTACCCGGGATTAGAATCCAGTAAATATAAATCGTTGGCAGATAAATATTTACCTAAGGGGCAAAGCGGAATTATAACTTTTGGGGCAAAAGGAGGTTTTGAAGCAGCAAAAACCATTGCAAATAAAACAAAAGTGTTCTCTTTATTAGCCAATATCGGAGACACAAAATCATTAATCATTCACCCTTCCAGTACCACACATCAGCAGTTAGATGCCGAAGAAAAAGTATCGGCAGGTGTAACGGAAGACCTGATTCGGTTATCGGTAGGTTTAGAGGATATTGACGATTTAAAAGCAGATTTGAAAGCGGCATTTTCACAAATTCCAAAAGAAGTTTTATTCTAA